A genome region from Methanomicrobiales archaeon includes the following:
- a CDS encoding 50S ribosome-binding GTPase gives MEFESIPTVPTADEVLDRSLRRAAKKMKDKRNRDRANEEFVRSIAQAVHDRLDDIVHRFPSIDSVPPFYRDMVDILFGVGSVKKSLGAVSWAARSAMQVGIGEARLMRHAEDTLTVRRRAVARIASIVHQVDGDLRYLNDVRNALRELPDIRDEFTIVVAGYPNVGKSSFIRRVTTAEPEVASYPFTTRGILLGHRTVGRERVQFVDTPGILDRPMQERNPIERQALSALMNVAHAVLFILDASETCGYTLEEQRRLLEEVEGMVAVPLIVAVNKADIRPLPGFLNMSTETGSGVGEVLDAILTQREPSPTPPR, from the coding sequence GCAAAGAAGATGAAGGATAAACGGAACAGGGACCGTGCGAACGAGGAGTTCGTTCGATCCATCGCACAGGCGGTGCACGACCGCCTCGACGACATCGTCCACAGATTTCCATCCATCGATTCGGTCCCCCCCTTCTACCGAGATATGGTGGACATCCTGTTCGGTGTGGGCAGCGTGAAAAAGTCGCTCGGCGCCGTGAGCTGGGCAGCGAGAAGCGCAATGCAGGTCGGCATTGGCGAAGCCCGTCTGATGCGGCATGCCGAGGACACCCTCACTGTCCGCAGACGGGCGGTGGCACGGATCGCGTCCATCGTGCACCAGGTGGATGGAGATCTCCGTTACCTCAACGATGTTCGGAACGCACTTCGGGAACTGCCCGACATCCGGGACGAGTTCACGATCGTCGTGGCGGGATACCCGAACGTGGGCAAGTCCTCGTTCATCCGACGGGTGACCACTGCGGAGCCGGAGGTTGCGTCCTATCCCTTCACCACCAGAGGGATTCTGCTGGGCCACCGTACTGTCGGACGGGAGCGCGTGCAGTTCGTGGATACGCCGGGGATTCTGGACCGCCCGATGCAGGAGCGGAACCCGATCGAGAGGCAGGCGCTCTCCGCCCTGATGAACGTGGCGCATGCGGTGCTCTTCATTCTGGATGCCAGCGAGACCTGCGGGTATACTCTCGAAGAGCAGCGCCGCCTGCTGGAGGAGGTGGAGGGCATGGTCGCCGTCCCCCTGATCGTTGCCGTGAACAAGGCGGATATCCGACCCCTGCCCGGCTTCCTGAACATGTCCACCGAGACGGGGAGCGGGGTCGGTGAAGTCCTGGATGCGATCCTCACACAAAGGGAACCCAGCCCCACGCCCCCGCGATAG
- a CDS encoding presenilin family intramembrane aspartyl protease PSH, producing the protein MDIQKLLPFLGMPALLIAVEILALLLSSPLQESGAMAFEDPSAVENSLIFIFFLLVMTAIMLILIRVRVKWFIKYFIAFAIATSLFYVFLAIATILTGGTFWGFVLSIMFAIIATVILYKYPEWYVIDAFGILIAAGVASIFGISLAILPVLILLVLLAVYDAISVYRTRHMITLAEGVLETKAPILFVIPKKADYSFVREGVSMQKGERGAFIMGMGDLIMPTILVVSANVFLRGETTVILTIPALGAMAGSFVGLAVLMHFVSRGRPQAGLPPLNAGTIGGFLLGCAIAGAWGWVPFV; encoded by the coding sequence ATGGACATACAGAAATTGTTACCGTTCCTCGGCATGCCCGCCCTGCTGATTGCGGTCGAGATTTTGGCGCTTCTACTCTCTTCACCCCTACAGGAGAGCGGGGCGATGGCATTTGAGGATCCTTCGGCTGTTGAAAATTCTTTAATATTTATCTTTTTTTTACTGGTGATGACTGCGATAATGCTCATTTTAATCAGAGTCCGAGTGAAATGGTTCATCAAGTACTTTATCGCATTTGCTATCGCAACCAGCTTATTTTATGTGTTCCTTGCAATTGCCACGATTCTTACCGGTGGTACCTTCTGGGGCTTCGTACTCTCTATAATGTTTGCGATTATTGCAACTGTCATTCTTTACAAGTATCCGGAATGGTATGTCATCGATGCGTTCGGGATCCTGATCGCTGCCGGGGTTGCGTCCATATTCGGCATCTCCCTTGCCATCCTCCCCGTCCTGATCCTTCTCGTCCTCCTCGCCGTCTACGATGCCATCTCGGTGTACAGAACGAGGCACATGATCACCCTTGCGGAAGGCGTGCTGGAGACGAAAGCCCCTATACTCTTTGTAATCCCGAAGAAAGCCGATTATTCGTTTGTGCGGGAGGGAGTATCCATGCAGAAGGGGGAGCGCGGGGCGTTCATCATGGGGATGGGTGACCTGATCATGCCCACCATCCTCGTCGTCTCGGCTAACGTCTTCCTGCGCGGGGAGACAACGGTGATCCTGACTATTCCCGCCCTCGGGGCGATGGCCGGCTCGTTCGTCGGGCTTGCCGTGCTGATGCACTTCGTCAGTCGGGGGCGTCCCCAGGCCGGACTCCCGCCGCTCAACGCCGGAACCATCGGGGGGTTCCTCCTGGGTTGCGCTATCGCGGGGGCGTGGGGCTGGGTTCCCTTTGTGTGA
- the fen gene encoding flap endonuclease-1 — translation MGVAIRDILIEYKKTVGWETLSGVAAIDANNALYQFLSIIRQPDGTPLMDSKGRVTSHLSGIFFRTLNFMEKGINPVYIFDGTPPRFKAETIEQRREIRRAAGERWREALSLGDMDEAYRQARSSSRVDDLVLESAKELLTLMGIPWIQAPSEGEAQAAWMVEQGAASYAVSQDNDALLFGAPVLVRNLTISGRRKVRGRSVVVSPERIVLADVLKGLSITREQLIDIGILVGTDFNPGVRGIGPKTALKLVLKGEADAALKEHLPDLDPGPIRAFFIHPPVESRYDLAWNPPDAEGVLSMLVDRYDFTEGRVQAALAKLRESSGQKTLDRWF, via the coding sequence ATGGGCGTCGCTATCCGGGATATCCTGATCGAGTACAAGAAGACGGTGGGGTGGGAGACCCTCTCGGGCGTTGCCGCCATCGATGCGAACAACGCCCTCTACCAGTTTCTCTCGATCATCCGACAGCCCGACGGAACGCCCCTGATGGACAGTAAAGGGCGTGTCACATCCCACCTCTCCGGCATATTTTTCCGGACCCTCAACTTCATGGAGAAGGGGATAAACCCGGTCTACATCTTCGACGGCACGCCTCCCCGTTTCAAGGCGGAGACGATCGAACAGCGCAGGGAGATCCGGAGGGCGGCTGGAGAGCGCTGGAGGGAAGCGCTCTCGCTCGGGGACATGGACGAAGCCTACCGGCAGGCCCGTTCTTCGTCGCGCGTCGACGATCTCGTTCTGGAGAGTGCCAAAGAGCTTCTCACCCTGATGGGAATCCCCTGGATCCAGGCGCCGAGCGAGGGTGAGGCTCAGGCTGCCTGGATGGTGGAGCAGGGTGCAGCCAGTTATGCCGTCTCGCAGGACAACGACGCCCTCCTCTTCGGCGCGCCGGTGCTTGTTCGGAACCTGACCATCAGCGGGCGGAGAAAGGTGCGGGGCCGATCGGTCGTTGTCTCCCCGGAACGCATCGTTCTGGCCGATGTGCTGAAAGGACTCTCGATCACCCGCGAGCAGCTGATCGACATCGGCATCCTCGTAGGAACGGATTTCAATCCCGGGGTTCGCGGGATCGGGCCGAAGACCGCCCTCAAGCTGGTGCTGAAAGGGGAGGCTGATGCAGCGCTGAAGGAGCACCTTCCCGATCTCGATCCCGGCCCGATCCGTGCATTCTTCATTCACCCGCCGGTGGAGAGTCGGTACGACCTGGCGTGGAATCCGCCGGATGCGGAGGGGGTCCTCTCCATGCTGGTGGACCGTTACGACTTCACCGAGGGGCGCGTGCAGGCCGCTCTCGCGAAACTCCGCGAGAGCAGCGGCCAGAAGACACTCGACCGCTGGTTCTGA